The Pongo abelii isolate AG06213 chromosome 20, NHGRI_mPonAbe1-v2.0_pri, whole genome shotgun sequence genome window below encodes:
- the LOC103893048 gene encoding LOW QUALITY PROTEIN: zinc finger protein 491 (The sequence of the model RefSeq protein was modified relative to this genomic sequence to represent the inferred CDS: substituted 2 bases at 2 genomic stop codons): protein MQETFRNLISIGNKWKDRNVEDQYRHPRRNLRTFMGERLFESTECSQCGETFTQVPEDMLNKKTLPGVKSCESGTCGEIFMGHSSLNRNIRTDAGHQPYKCQKFLEKPYKHKQRGKALSHSHCFRTHERPHTREKPFDCEECGKSFISPASIGRHMVMHSGDGPYKCKFCGKALMFLSLYLTHKRTHTGEKPYECKQCGKAFSWHSSVRIHERTHNGEKPYECKECGKSFNFSSSFRRHERTHTGEKPYKCKECGKAFNCPSSFHRHERTHTGEKPYECKLCGKALSRLISFRRHMRMHTGVRPHKCKICGKAFYSPSSFQRHERSHTGEKPYKCKXCEKAFTCSTSFQYHERTHTGEKPYGCKQCGKAFRSAKYIQIHGRTHTGXKPYECKQCGKAFHCVSSFRRHERTHTGEKPYECKHCGKAFTCSMYIRIHERIHTGEKPYQCKECGKAFIRSSYCRKHERTHTINI, encoded by the exons ATGCAGGAAACCTTCAGGAACCTCATCTCTATAG GGAATAAATGGAAAGACCGGAACGTTGAAGATCAGTACAGACATCCCAGGAGAAATCTAAG aacttttaTGGGAGAGAGACTCTTTGAGAGTACAGAATGTAGTCAGTGTGGAGAAACTTTCACCCAGGTTCCAGAAGACATGCTGAACAAGAAAACTCTTCCTGGAGTAAAATCGTGTGAAAGCGGTACATGTGGGGAAATCTTCATGGGACATTCATCCCTTAATAGGAACATCAGAACTGACGCTGGACACCAACCATATAAGTGTCAGAAATTTTTAGAGAAGCCATATAAACATAAACAACGTGGGAAAGCCTTGAGCCATAGCCACTGCTTTCGAACACATGAAAGGCCTCACACTAGAGAGAAACCTTTTGATTGTGAGGAATGTGGAAAATCTTTCATTTCTCCTGCAAGCATTGGAAGACATATGGTAATGCACAGTGGAGATGGaccttataaatgtaaattttgtgGGAAAGCCTTGATGTTTCTCAGTTTGTATCTTACCCACAAacgaactcacactggagagaaaccatatgaaTGTAAACAATGTGGTAAAGCCTTCAGTTGGCACAGTTCTGTTCGAATCCATGAAAGAACTCACAATGGGGAGAAGCCATATGAATGTAAGGAGTGTGGGAAATCATTCAATTTTTCCAGTTCCTTTCGCAGACATGAAAGGACACACACAGGAGAGAAGCCGTataaatgtaaggaatgtgggaaagccttcaatTGTCCCAGTTCTTTTCACAGGCATGAAAGGACTCACACAGgagaaaaaccctatgaatgtaaactATGTGGGAAAGCATTATCTCGCCTTATAAGCTTTCGAAGACACATGAGAATGCACACTGGAGTGAGGCCTCATAAATGTAAGAtatgtgggaaagccttttaCTCTCCCAGTTCATTTCAAAGACATGAAAGAagtcacactggagagaaaccctacaaatgcaAGTAATGTGAGAAAGCCTTCACTTGTTCCACTTCGTTTCAATATCATGAaaggactcacactggagagaaaccctatgggtgtaagcaatgtgggaaagccttcagatcTGCCAAGTACATTCAGATACATGGAAGGACTCACACTGGttagaaaccctatgaatgtaagcaATGTGGGAAAGCATTTCATTGTGTCAGCTCCTTCCGTAGACATGAAAGgactcacactggagaaaaaccttaTGAATGTAAGCATTGTGGGAAAGCCTTCACTTGTTCCATGTATATTAGAATACATgaaagaattcacactggagagaaaccttaccaatgtaaggaatgtgggaaagccttcattCGTTCCAGTTACTGTCGAAAACATGAAAGAACGCACACTATTAATATATGA
- the ZNF441 gene encoding zinc finger protein 441 isoform X2, translating into MQETIRNLDCIGMIWQNHDIEEDQYKDLRRNLRCHMVERSCEIKDNSQCGGPFTRIQDSIVNKKIPGVDPWESSECTDVLMDRSSLNCYIRVDSEHKPCEYQEYGEKPYTHTQCGTAFSYQPCFQIHERPQHGKKLYDCKECATFSSLENLQRHMAAHHGDGPCICKLCGNAFIWPNLFHMLRRTHTEEKPYEYEQCSTAFPAYSSTLRHERTHSGEKPYQCKQCGKAFSCSCYTQLYERTHTGEQSYECKQCGKAFYHLGSFQRHMIVHTGDGPHKCKICGKGFLSPSSVRRHKRTHTGEKPYECKYCGKAFSDCTGFRRHMITHTGDGPHKCKVCGKAFDSPSLCRRHETTHTGEKPYKCECGKAFSDFYYFRNHETTHTGEKPYKCKQCGKAFICCTYLQIHERIHTGERPYKCKQCGKAFRSSNYIRVHEKTHTGEKPYECKQCGKALSHLKSFQRHMIMHTGDGPHKCKICGKSFDSPSSFRRHERIHTGERPYKCKLCGKGFRSSSYIQLHERTHTGEKPYGCQQCGKALSDLSSFRRHMITHTGNGPHKCKICGKGFDYPSSVQRHERTHTGEKPYECKECGKAFSHSSYLRIHERVHTGEKPYKCKECGKPFHCPSAFHKHERTHSMEKPYKCKECGEAFHCISSFHKHEMTH; encoded by the coding sequence AAATACCTGGAGTAGATCCATGGGAAAGCAGTGAGTGTACAGACGTCCTCATGGATCGTTCATCTCTTAATTGCTACATTAGAGTTGACAGTGAACACAAACCATGTGAGTATCAAGAATATGGAGAGAAGccgtatacacatacacaatgtgGGACAGCTTTCAGTTATCAGCCCTGCTTTCAAATACATGAAAGGCCTCAGCATGGAAAGAAACTCTATGATTGTAAGGAATGTGCAACCTTCAGTTCTCTTGAAAACCTTCAAAGACACATGGCAGCACACCATGGAGATGGACCTTGTATATGTAAGTTGTGTGGAAACGCCTTTATTTGGCCTAATTTATTTCATATGCTTAGAAGAACTCACACTGAAGAGAAACCATATGAATATGAGCAGTGTTCTACAGCGTTTCCTGCTTATAGTTCCACTCTAAGACATGAAAGAACACAcagtggagagaaaccctatcaGTGTAaacaatgtgggaaagccttcagttGTTCCTGTTACACTCAACTATATGAAAGGACTCACACTGGAGAACAATCCTATGAATGTAAGCAATGTGGGAAAGCATTTTATCATCTTGGAAGCTTTCAAAGACACATGATAGTGCACACTGGAGATGGACCTCATAAATGTAAGATATGTGGAAAAGGCTTTCTTTCTCCCAGTTCAGTTCGAAGACATAaaagaactcacactggagagaaaccatatgaaTGTAAGTATTGTGGGAAAGCATTCTCTGATTGCACAGGTTTTCGAAGACACATGATAACACACACTGGAGATGGACCTCATAAATGCAAGgtatgtgggaaagcctttgatTCTCCCAGTTTATGTCGAAGGCATGAAACAACTCATACTGGggagaaaccctataaatgtgaatgtgggaaagcctttagtgATTTCTATTACTTTCGAAATCATGAAActactcacactggagagaagccatataaatgtaaacaatgtggaaaagccttcattTGTTGTACTTACCTTCAAATACATGAAAGAATTCACACTGGTGAGAGGCCCTATAAATGTAAacaatgtggaaaagccttcaggTCTTCCAATTACATTCGAGTACATGAAAAGACTCACACTGGAGAAAAGCCCTATGAATGTAAGCAGTGTGGAAAAGCACTTTCTCATCTGAAAAGCTTTCAGAGACACATGATAATGCACACTGGAGATGGACCTCATAAATGTAAGATATGTGGGAAAAGCTTTGATTCTCCCAGTTCATTTCGAAGACATGAAAGAATTCACACTGGGGAGAGACCCTATAAGTGTAAACTATGTGGGAAAGGCTTCAGGTCTTCCAGTTACATTCAACTACATGAaaggactcacactggagagaaaccctatggtTGTCAGCAATGTGGGAAAGCATTATCTGATCTCTCAAGCTTTCGAAGACACATGATAACACATACTGGAAATGGACCTCATAAATGTAAGATATGTGGGAAAGGCTTTGATTATCCCAGTTCAGTGCAAAGACATgaaagaactcacactggagagaaaccctatgaatgcaaGGAATGTGGTAAAGCCTTCAGTCATTCAAGTTACTTACGAATACACGAAagagttcatactggagagaagccgtataaatgtaaggaatgtgggaaaccATTCCATTGTCCCAGTGCCTTTCATAAACATGAAAGGACCCACAGTATGGAGAAACCCTATAAGTGTAAAGAATGTGGGGAAGCATTTCATTGTATCAGTTCCTTTCATAAACATGAAATGACTCACTAG